A DNA window from Falco naumanni isolate bFalNau1 chromosome Z, bFalNau1.pat, whole genome shotgun sequence contains the following coding sequences:
- the CDC37L1 gene encoding hsp90 co-chaperone Cdc37-like 1 gives MALWLPRSRDGGPPSAEDEEWGQGPASRPRLPEAQTYSQRVDLACQKEREFMKHSVECTWNLAEAQQKLGSLALHNSESCDQEFAKAETEAAELRQREEEWRRKEEALNQRERQNLWNTDPLSKEVFNKSLINQKRKEIEDEDVSEPLMQKHEQKIRHFGMLSRWDDSQRFLSDHPYLVCEETSRYLMLWCFHLEAEQKRALMEQVAHQAVVMQFIIEIARSCNVDPRGCFRLFFQKAKTGEGYFEAFKNELEAFKTRVRIWSQSHGFQTMLLHDLSVNPGLVAELTSFSQNIGDLQGSINTGVYSLNSVIQNDEEESKMMDTV, from the exons ATGGCGCTGTGGCTCCCGCGCTCACGGGACGGCGGCCCTCCGTCGGCGGAGGACGAGGAGTGGGGTCAGGGTCCCGCCTCCCGCCCGCGCCTGCCGGAAGCGCAG ACATACAGCCAAAGGGTTGACTTAGCCTGCCAAAAAGAAAGGGAGTTCATGAAGCACTCTGTAGAATGCACGTGGAACCTAGCAGAAGCCCAGCAAAAACTTGGTAGCTTGGCACTGCATAATTCAGAATCCTGCGATCAGGAATTCGCTAAAGCAGAGACTGAAGCTGCAGAGTTgagacagagagaggaagagtggagaagaaaagaagaagcaCTAAACCAGAGGGAAAGACAGAATCTATGGAACACAGATCCTCTTAGTAAGGAGGTATTTAATAAG agtttaattaatcaaaaaagaaaagaaatagaagatgAAGATGTGTCTGAACCACTTATGCAAAAACATGAACAGAAGATTAGACACTTTG GTATGCTGAGTAGATGGGATGATAGTCAAAGATTTTTGTCTGATCACCCATATCTTGTATGTGAAGAAACTTCTAGATATCTCATGTTGTGGTGTTTTCATCTGGAAGCTGAACAG aaaagagctCTGATGGAGCAAGTAGCACACCAAGCAGTTGTAATGCAGTTTATAATAGAAATTGCCAGAAGCTGCAATGTGGATCCAAGAGGCTGTTTTCGTCTCTTTTTCCAGAAAGCCAAA acaGGAGAGGGCTATTttgaggcttttaaaaatgaacttgaGGCGTTCAAGACCAGAGTGAGAATTTGGTCACAATCACATGGCTTTCAAACTATGTTACTACATGACCTCAGTGTCAATCCTGGTCTTGTAGCAGAGCTGACATCCTTTTCACAG AACATAGGTGATCTACAAGGTTCCATAAACACAGGTGTCTACAGTTTAAACTCTGTGATACAAAACGATGAAGAAGAATCCAAAATGATGGACACAGTATAG